One Kazachstania africana CBS 2517 chromosome 9, complete genome genomic region harbors:
- the PRC1 gene encoding carboxypeptidase C PRC1 (similar to Saccharomyces cerevisiae PRC1 (YMR297W); ancestral locus Anc_5.27), producing MKSCLLALAAATTAVAWSFQQPFAFKDFDSLNLQDEVQKLLPNEYSNLQMFTKNKKPVTKKHDWDFVVNNVELENYQLRVNKINDPKILGIDPNVTQYTGYLDVEDDSKHFFFWFFESRNDPKNDPVVLWLNGGPGCSSMTGLFFELGPSSIGSDIKPITNPHSWNNNASVIFLDQPVNVGFSYSDSSSGVSNTVAAGKDVYAFLELFFQKFPEYKDNNQTFHIAGESYAGHYIPIFASEILSREDRNFNLSSVLIGNGLTDPLTQYKYYEPMACDKEASGADPVLGPQECQSMNDSLDRCLSLIDACYKSESVWTCVPASIYCNNAQLAPFQRTGKNVYDVRKDCEGQLCYKDMEVIDKYLNMKYVQDAIGAEVSTYESCNFDINRNFLFNGDWMKPYHRAVTDLLEQDLPVLIYAGDKDFICNWLGNQAWTNELPWKHHEEFSKQPVRDWTAEATGEVAGEVKSYDKLTFLRIFDGGHMVPYDVPENALSMLNEWLSNDYQF from the coding sequence ATGAAGAGCTGTTTATTGGCTTTGGCTGCTGCTACAACTGCTGTTGCATGGTCCTTCCAACAACCTTTCGCTTTTAAGGACTTTGACTCACTCAATCTTCAGGATGAAGTGCAAAAACTACTCCCTAATGAATACAGCAATTTACAAATGTTCACCAAGAATAAGAAACCCGTCACGAAGAAACATGATTGGGATTTTGTCGTCAACAACGTAGAATTGGAAAACTACCAATTACGTGTGAATAAGATTAATGACCCAAAGATTTTGGGTATTGACCCTAATGTCACCCAATACACCGGTTATCTGGATGTAGAAGACGATTCTAaacatttcttcttctggtTTTTCGAAAGTAGAAACGATCCAAAGAATGACCCCGTTGTCTTATGGTTGAATGGTGGCCCTGGCTGCTCTTCAATGACCGggcttttctttgaattggGTCCCTCTTCCATTGGAAGCGATATTAAACCTATTACAAACCCTCACTCGTGGAACAATAACGCCTCAGTCATCTTCTTGGATCAGCCTGTCAATGTTGGGTTCTCTTATTCGGATTCAAGCTCAGGTGTAAGTAACACTGTAGCTGCCGGTAAAGATGTCTACGCTTTCTTAGAATTattcttccaaaaattccCTGAATACAAGGATAACAATCAAACTTTCCACATTGCAGGTGAATCCTACGCAGGTCATTATATCCCAATTTTCGCATCTGAGATCTTATCTCGTGAAGAtagaaatttcaatctttcttctgTCTTAATCGGTAATGGCCTAACTGACCCATTAACTCAATACAAATATTACGAACCAATGGCTTGTGACAAAGAAGCTTCCGGCGCTGACCCTGTCCTGGGACCTCAAGAATGTCAATCGATGAATGATTCTTTAGATCGTTGTCTAAGCCTCATTGATGCTTGTTACAAATCCGAATCTGTTTGGACTTGTGTTCCAGCTTCTATCTATTGTAACAATGCTCAATTGGCCCCATTCCAAAGAACAGGCAAGAATGTCTACGACGTAAGAAAGGATTGTGAGGGCCAATTATGCTACAAAGACATGGAAGTCATTgacaaatatttgaatatgaaaTACGTTCAAGATGCTATCGGTGCAGAAGTCTCCACTTATGAATCTTGTAACTTCGATATCAATAGAAATTTCTTATTCAATGGGGACTGGATGAAACCTTATCACAGAGCTGTCACTGACTTATTAGAACAAGATTTACCTGTTTTAATCTACGCAGGTGATAAAGATTTTATCTGTAATTGGCTAGGTAACCAAGCATGGACTAACGAATTGCCATGGAAACATCACGAAGAATTCAGTAAACAACCAGTAAGAGACTGGACCGCAGAAGCTACAGGTGAAGTTGCTGGTGAAGTTAAATCATACGACAAATTGACCTTCTTACGAATCTTTGACGGTGGCCATATGGTTCCATATGACGTTCCAGAAAACGCATTGAGTATGTTGAACGAATGGTTATCCAACGATTACCAATTTTAA
- the GOT1 gene encoding Got1p (similar to Saccharomyces cerevisiae GOT1 (YMR292W); ancestral locus Anc_5.35) has translation MWLSETQKFGVAFTFGGVLFFLFGILTFFDRALLALGNILFLLGVFLIIGHQKTIVFFTRPTKRRGSIFFIFGVLLILLKWTFTGFIIESMGIFNLFGDFFGTIVTFLRSMPIVGPILSHPKVAPIVDKLIGIRVLPV, from the exons ATGTGGTTGTCTGAGACTCAGA AATTTGGTGTTGCATTCACTTTTGGTGGTGTCTTGTTCTTTCTGTTTGGGATATTGACATTTTTCGATCGTGCTCTGTTGGCACTGGGTAATATACTCTTCTTACTGGGTGTATTCCTCATTATTGGCCATCAAAAGACGATAGTGTTTTTCACTAGACCTACAAAAAGACGTGGgtccattttctttatctttggTGTCCTATTAATCCTACTAAAATGGACTTTTACTGGGTTTATAATCGAATCAATGGGTATCTTCAACTTATTTGGTGATTTCTTCGGCACTATCGTTACTTTCTTAAGATCCATGCCAATCGTTGGACCTATACTATCACATCCTAAAGTGGCTCCAATAGTAGATAAATTGATCGGTATTAGAGTATTACCAGTGTAA
- the TAF1 gene encoding histone acetyltransferase (similar to Saccharomyces cerevisiae TAF1 (YGR274C); ancestral locus Anc_5.25), producing MVSKQNKKKSKVKFNNDQKDESNKDLTKEDDAYDAIFGGEFGSLEIGSYIRNDSNDDGATQHLPDAVDFEDEDELADEEELSQADDDNKGTAVNKSHASILPNDNMNLSLNDMDPNGNMMNEAVAFGNGVQDGNEFMLSHDGSPILPNNLNEFESGNNALFMGIDDTNGNAVFVEQQTSYDMFSMANNNQPQISKQDEKIRSANREKALLKYYFPDFKKGDNVRWNRSIYRKSKRYNYHIETDFIPLKPLIPSKLKLQVQQDQKKIFRTMDHITTIQALQKKKKKHSIITATLDELYPLIDEKSNEKTNLNENNKISEDLLVATDDWDEEKIINGEKSIERNTDTLLSTKVDDINSDAWNWNEDNLVDAKLSEAKHAELDMNDEKLLLLIQREPVHKDVQPISVNLPFDHMFSGPQLSEKLLLSKFNISNDEIYSTLKRTHQPKVRSTISNLNIEHSQPAINLQSPFYKVVLPRNQLRFYHRPKFGSNIRPNTTFFFNKLKTRKRKRDKGKDVRESFTSTADLTIGDTAPIYLMEYSEQDPLALSKFGMANKLINYYRKYNEQDTLRPKLPVGETHVLGVQDKSPFWNFGFVEPGHIVPTLYNNMVRAPVFKHGVSGTDFLLVRSTGNGTNNKFYLRNINHLFTVGQTFPVEEIPGPNSRKVTSMRTTRLKMIVYRILNRTPNRAISIEPITRHFPDQDYGQNRQKIKEFMKYQREGPDKGLWKLKEGEVLLDNENTKKLLLPEQVAEVESMSHGLQFWEDNENYNFDEKLLKLEENLLPWNVTKNFVNATQMRAMIQIHGAGDPTGCGEGFSFLKTSMKGGFVKSESAGPEEKRKKKRNASVEKNGNSTGHTYNVVQQQKAYEEEISKTWYTHTKSLSVTNPFEEIDDPNVINQTNKKVRTHRDDNKVLKIVRKRRDENGIIQRQTIIIKDPRVIKGYIRGKERMKEAKLDVNKLLEDDNLNLENVEDIEMQKKLLQNELASLEKSQQRRAARQMITANKKKMQEQQNPDGSASPGKVTKSKNTTRRCATCGQIGHIRTNKSCPMYNAANNAANEDNSTNATNSPAAVTTPIVHNSSEVQ from the coding sequence ATGGTCAGTAAGcaaaacaagaagaagtcAAAAGTCAAGTTTAATAATGATCAGAAGGATGAAAGCAATAAGGACttaacaaaagaagatgacgCCTATGATGCTATATTTGGAGGAGAATTTGGATCACTAGAGATTGGCTCGTATATCAGGAATGATTCTAATGACGACGGTGCCACGCAGCATCTGCCAGATGCTGTTGATTTTgaggatgaagatgaaCTGGCAGATGAGGAAGAACTATCACAGGCGGATGACGATAACAAAGGCACTGCAGTAAACAAATCGCACGCTTCAATACTTCCTAATGACAATATGAATCTATCGTTAAACGATATGGATCCGAATGGAAATATGATGAATGAAGCTGTGGCCTTTGGCAATGGTGTCCAGGACGGGAATGAGTTTATGTTATCCCACGATGGATCGCCTATATTACCGAACAACTTAAATGAGTTCGAAAGTGGTAATAATGCTTTGTTCATGGGTATTGATGACACTAACGGTAATGCTGTCTTTGTAGAACAGCAAACCTCATATGACATGTTTTCCATGGCAAATAATAATCAACCTCAAATTAGTAAACAAGATGAAAAGATAAGGTCAGCCAACAGGGAAAAGGCTCTATTAAAGTATTATTTCCCAGATTTTAAGAAGGGGGATAATGTAAGATGGAATAGATCAATATATCGAAAAAGTAAAAGATATAACTATCACATTGAAACAGATTTCATACCATTAAAACCTCTCATaccatcaaaattaaagTTACAGGTTCAGCAAGATCagaaaaagatttttaGAACTATGGATCACATAACGACAATACAGGCAttgcaaaagaagaagaagaagcataGTATTATCACCGCCACTTTGGATGAACTTTATCCActtattgatgaaaaatctaaCGAGAAgacaaatttaaatgaaaataacaaaatttCAGAGGATTTATTGGTGGCTACCGATGATTGGgatgaagagaaaattattAACGGAGAAAAGAGTATTGAGAGAAATACTGATACTTTACTTTCCACTAAGGTCGATGATATTAATAGTGACGCTTGGAATTGGAATGAAGATAACTTGGTCGATGCTAAGTTATCTGAAGCAAAGCATGCAGAGTTAGATATGAATGATGAGAAGTTGCTTCTATTAATTCAAAGAGAACCTGTACATAAAGATGTTCAACCAATTTCCGTTAACCTACCGTTTGACCATATGTTTTCTGGCCCTCAGTTAAGCGAAAAATTGCtcttatcaaaatttaacaTTTCCAATGATGAAATATACAGTACCCTTAAGCGGACGCATCAACCAAAAGTACGTTCTACTATTTCAAATCTCAATATTGAACATTCACAACCCGCTATAAATCTACAATCACCCTTTTATAAGGTTGTGTTGCCGAGAAATCAATTAAGATTTTATCATAGACCTAAATTTGGGTCTAATATCCGTCCTAATACgacatttttcttcaataaattgaagaCAAGGAAGCGTAAGCGTGATAAGGGCAAAGATGTCAGAGAGTCGTTTACTTCCACCGCTGACTTAACGATTGGTGATACTGCTCCAATATATTTGATGGAGTACTCAGAACAAGATCCACTAgcactttcaaaatttggtatggccaataaattaattaacTACTACAGAAAATACAATGAGCAAGATACTTTAAGGCCTAAATTACCCGTAGGTGAAACGCATGTACTCGGTGTTCAGGATAAGTCACCCTTTTGGAATTTTGGCTTTGTAGAACCAGGTCATATCGTTCCAACATTGTACAATAACATGGTTCGTGCACCTGTATTCAAACATGGAGTCTCTGGAACTGACTTTTTACTGGTGAGGAGTACTGGCAATGGTACTAACAATAAATTCTATTTGAGAAACATTAATCATCTGTTTACAGTAGGCCAAACTTTCCCAGTCGAAGAAATTCCTGGTCCAAACTCAAGGAAAGTTACTTCAATGAGAACGACAAGACTAAAAATGATTGTTTATAGAATCTTAAACAGAACACCAAATCGtgcaatttcaattgaaccAATTACAAGGCATTTCCCTGACCAGGATTATGGTCAGAATAGacaaaaaattaaagagtTTATGAAATATCAAAGGGAGGGACCTGATAAGGGGCtttggaaattgaaagaagggGAAGTTTTAttagataatgaaaataccaAGAAACTTCTTTTACCTGAGCAAGTAGCAGAAGTCGAGTCCATGTCACACGGTTTACAATTCTGGGAGGACAACgaaaattataattttgatgaaaaactGTTAAAGctagaagaaaatctttTACCTTGGAATGTTACAAAGAATTTTGTCAACGCCACACAGATGAGGGCGATGATTCAAATCCATGGTGCAGGTGATCCTACGGGTTGTGGTGAAGGTTTCTCCTTCTTAAAGACGTCTATGAAAGGTGGTTTTGTCAAATCAGAATCGGCAGGCCCAGAagaaaagaggaaaaagaagCGGAATGCATCAgtggaaaaaaatggtaataGCACAGGACATACGTACAACGTTGTTCAGCAACAAAAGGCTTATGAGGAAGAAATCAGTAAGACGTGGTATACACATACAAAGTCATTAAGTGTCACTAATCCATTTGAAGAGATTGATGACCCAAATGTTATCAATCAAACAAACAAAAAGGTTCGTACCCATAGAGATGACAATAAAGTCTTGAAAATAGTACGGAAAAGGAGGGACGAAAACGGTATTATACAAAGGCAAACTATCATTATAAAGGATCCTCGTGTTATCAAGGGGTACATCCGCGGTAAAGAGAGGATGAAAGAGGCCAAATTAGACGTTAATAAActattagaagatgataatttgaatttggaaAACGTTGAAGATATCGAGATGCAAAAGAAGTTATTGCAAAATGAGTTAGCTTCATTGGAAAAATCTCAACAAAGAAGAGCTGCCAGACAAATGATCACAGcaaacaagaaaaagatgcAAGAACAGCAGAACCCTGATGGAAGTGCAAGTCCGGGCAAAGTAACGAAGTCAAAGAATACGACTAGACGTTGTGCAACTTGTGGACAAATCGGTCATATTAGGACAAATAAATCATGTCCAATGTATAATGCTGCTAATAATGCTGCCAATGAGGACAACTCGACTAATGCCACCAATAGTCCAGCCGCCGTTACCACGCCTATTGTACATAACAGTTCTGAAGTACAGTAg
- the LIP1 gene encoding sphingosine N-acyltransferase subunit LIP1 (similar to Saccharomyces cerevisiae LIP1 (YMR298W); ancestral locus Anc_5.26), with product MSKPEENIQVRKPRQQILSLLKYVVISLMLIAAVEYFKYATRINYDWFHCTAVGEPIENSSVVKLYARGGPSCDKRGEFKTIVKRITRDYEPNDESLSFCIKENKHLNSIHYPIHEEKGEPGYFAYVGYDSDYNLIEKYCEDSVIYHM from the coding sequence ATGTCTAAACCAGAAGAGAACATACAGGTGAGAAAACCAAGACAACAAATCTTATCATTGTTAAAATATGTGGTTATTTCACTAATGCTAATTGCGGCAGtcgaatatttcaaatacgCAACCAGAATCAACTATGACTGGTTCCATTGTACTGCTGTAGGTGAACCAATTGAAAACTCTTCAGTGGTCAAACTATACGCTCGTGGTGGCCCATCATGTGATAAGAGAGGCGAATTTAAGACAATTGTTAAGAGAATTACAAGAGATTATGAACCAAATGATGAATCACTTTCCTTCTGCATAAAGGAAAATAAACATCTAAACTCAATTCACTACCCAATTCACGAAGAAAAGGGTGAACCTGGCTATTTTGCCTATGTGGGGTACGATTCCGATTATAACTTAATAGAGAAATATTGTGAAGATTCCGTAATCTACCACATGTGA